Proteins found in one Bacteroidetes bacterium GWF2_43_63 genomic segment:
- a CDS encoding tetrahydrofolate synthase yields the protein MSGKPTYSDALNYIMSALPMFQRVGSAAYKANLDNTIALLDHLNNPQNKFKSIHIAGTNGKGSVSHYLASIFQEAGYKTGLYTSPHLTDFRERIRINGTMIEKSYVATFIEKNSTFLNILKPSFFEMSVGLCFQYFSDRKIDIAIIETGMGGRLDSTNVISPELSVITNIGLDHTLFLGNTLEKIAQEKAGIIKPGVPVIIGETQSETRKVFIDAAKKNTSEIIFADKEIFTQTDVHTLVPPVLRIRAGIDEQEHIFESPLAGSYQIKNLKTVIAAAVQLRKAGFKLYIQHIRKGIRNVIDNTGLRGRWMVFGSRPAIIMDTGHNADGITSISNMLKSLSYQTLHMVIGMVDDKDHEAMLKLFPPNAKYYFCKPSVPRGFDAKQLLTKARKTGISGSAYDTVEAAVNAAIGNASNNDIVFIGGSTFTVADALTMKEFSYTKKPGRKNSDRQMALKF from the coding sequence ATGTCCGGGAAACCAACTTACAGCGATGCATTAAATTACATCATGTCTGCCCTGCCGATGTTTCAGCGGGTTGGAAGCGCTGCCTATAAGGCCAATCTCGACAATACCATTGCCCTGCTCGACCATCTGAATAATCCGCAGAACAAATTTAAAAGCATCCACATTGCAGGTACAAACGGCAAAGGAAGTGTTTCGCACTATCTGGCTTCGATATTTCAGGAAGCCGGCTACAAAACCGGACTCTACACATCGCCCCACCTGACCGACTTCAGAGAGCGTATCCGCATAAATGGGACGATGATTGAAAAATCATATGTAGCAACTTTCATTGAGAAAAACAGTACGTTTCTCAATATACTAAAGCCATCGTTTTTCGAGATGTCGGTCGGACTTTGTTTTCAATATTTTTCGGACCGGAAAATTGACATTGCCATTATCGAAACCGGCATGGGTGGCCGCCTTGACAGCACCAATGTGATTTCGCCAGAATTGTCAGTCATCACCAATATCGGACTTGATCACACGCTGTTTCTTGGTAATACCCTGGAGAAAATAGCACAGGAAAAAGCGGGAATAATTAAGCCTGGAGTCCCTGTTATCATCGGTGAAACACAAAGTGAAACCAGGAAAGTTTTTATTGATGCTGCAAAAAAAAATACTTCGGAAATCATTTTTGCGGATAAAGAAATATTTACTCAAACTGATGTTCATACACTGGTTCCACCCGTACTTCGGATTCGTGCCGGCATTGATGAACAGGAGCACATCTTCGAATCGCCACTGGCAGGAAGTTATCAGATAAAAAATCTGAAGACTGTAATTGCAGCTGCAGTTCAACTTCGAAAAGCTGGATTCAAACTGTATATTCAGCATATCCGAAAAGGAATCCGAAACGTGATTGACAATACCGGCCTGCGTGGACGCTGGATGGTATTTGGCTCCAGGCCAGCCATCATCATGGATACGGGTCATAACGCTGATGGAATTACAAGCATTTCGAACATGCTGAAATCGCTTTCATACCAGACATTACACATGGTGATTGGCATGGTCGACGACAAAGACCATGAAGCAATGCTGAAATTATTTCCGCCAAATGCTAAATACTATTTCTGCAAACCATCGGTCCCACGCGGATTTGATGCAAAACAATTACTGACGAAAGCCCGTAAGACTGGGATATCAGGAAGTGCATATGACACAGTAGAAGCTGCAGTGAATGCCGCTATCGGTAATGCCTCGAACAACGACATTGTTTTTATCGGAGGCAGTACCTTCACCGTTGCCGATGCATTGACGATGAAAGAATTTTCATATACAAAGAAACCTGGTCGAAAAAATAGCGACCGGCAGATGGCGCTGAAATTTTAA
- a CDS encoding DNA polymerase III subunit delta, giving the protein MTHTDIINEVNKKVFRPVYFLHGAEPYLIDVVSNHLANSILEPAEREFNQTVIYGRDANISDLVSTLKCFPMMSNYQVAILKEAQDVKDKEFEHLAAYIANPQPSSILVICYKKQAGKRLQTLFAKNPAAVLVFESPEIKEAALPDWIIKYLSQKKIVCTPKTAQIIVGSLGKDMSKIANELDKVMLNLPEGGTLTMDVVETNIGISKKYNVFELQSAITSNKKAKALEIANYFAANTKEVSLFAVIGILYSYFEKLFIYLQLGNSKGSAALAAEMGVKPFFLDQYKNSAAFYNMKKVLDVFKLLRSYDLKAKGVDCLTPESELMREMIYKIVHL; this is encoded by the coding sequence ATGACCCACACCGACATTATAAATGAAGTCAATAAAAAAGTTTTCAGACCCGTGTATTTTCTGCACGGAGCTGAGCCTTATTTGATTGATGTGGTGTCGAATCATTTGGCCAATTCCATTCTTGAGCCGGCAGAGCGTGAATTCAACCAGACCGTAATTTACGGACGCGATGCCAATATAAGCGATCTTGTATCTACGCTCAAGTGCTTCCCGATGATGAGTAATTATCAGGTTGCTATTCTCAAAGAAGCGCAGGATGTCAAAGATAAAGAATTTGAGCATCTGGCCGCTTATATTGCAAATCCGCAACCCAGTTCAATTTTAGTTATCTGCTACAAGAAACAGGCTGGCAAAAGGCTTCAGACCTTGTTTGCCAAAAACCCTGCAGCAGTGCTGGTTTTCGAATCTCCTGAGATAAAAGAAGCTGCGTTGCCGGATTGGATTATTAAATATCTTTCGCAGAAAAAAATTGTCTGCACTCCAAAGACTGCGCAGATCATTGTAGGATCATTAGGCAAGGATATGAGTAAAATTGCCAATGAGCTTGACAAAGTAATGTTGAATTTGCCCGAAGGGGGAACACTCACTATGGATGTAGTTGAGACGAATATCGGGATTTCGAAAAAATACAATGTGTTTGAATTGCAGTCGGCCATTACCAGCAATAAGAAAGCAAAAGCACTTGAAATTGCAAATTATTTTGCGGCCAATACGAAGGAGGTATCGCTGTTTGCTGTGATTGGAATTCTGTATTCGTATTTTGAAAAATTATTTATCTATTTACAACTCGGAAACTCAAAAGGCAGTGCTGCTCTGGCTGCCGAGATGGGTGTGAAACCATTTTTTCTTGATCAATACAAAAATTCAGCTGCATTCTATAATATGAAAAAAGTTCTTGATGTTTTCAAGCTTCTTCGTTCATATGATTTGAAAGCGAAAGGCGTTGACTGTTTAACACCTGAAAGTGAGCTAATGCGTGAAATGATCTACAAAATAGTACATTTATGA
- a CDS encoding AMP nucleosidase, whose product MKTKPEIVENWLPRYTGLPLDKFGEYILLTNFNQYVDLFAQMHNVPVDGLDRSMPNATAENITIINFGMGSANAATIMDLLGAINPKAVLFLGKCGGIKKITKVGDLILPIAAIRGEGTSNDYFPPEVPALPAFALQRVISSSVRDHHNDYWTGTVFTTNRRVWEHDEAFKEYLIKVRAIAVDMETATLFSAGFYNHISTGALLLVSDEPMMSEGVKTAVSDKTVNENYVEDHLQIGIGALQLLINNSVSVKHLLFDNDNPNR is encoded by the coding sequence ATGAAAACCAAACCCGAAATCGTTGAGAACTGGCTTCCACGTTACACCGGACTGCCATTGGATAAATTCGGTGAATATATTCTGCTGACAAATTTCAATCAATACGTAGATTTGTTTGCGCAGATGCACAATGTTCCGGTCGACGGACTCGATCGAAGCATGCCGAATGCCACTGCTGAAAACATTACTATTATAAACTTTGGAATGGGCAGTGCCAATGCGGCTACCATCATGGATCTGCTTGGCGCAATCAATCCAAAAGCCGTTTTATTTCTTGGTAAATGTGGCGGAATAAAAAAAATCACTAAAGTCGGAGATTTGATTCTCCCAATTGCAGCCATACGGGGTGAAGGAACATCGAACGATTATTTTCCGCCTGAAGTACCAGCATTGCCTGCATTTGCATTGCAGCGGGTAATTTCATCTTCGGTGCGTGACCATCACAACGATTACTGGACAGGTACTGTATTTACCACTAACCGTCGCGTTTGGGAACACGATGAGGCTTTCAAGGAATATCTCATAAAAGTAAGAGCGATAGCTGTTGATATGGAAACGGCCACACTTTTTTCAGCCGGTTTTTATAATCATATTTCTACAGGAGCATTGTTGCTGGTGAGCGATGAACCAATGATGTCGGAAGGAGTCAAGACTGCGGTCAGTGACAAAACTGTAAACGAAAATTATGTGGAAGATCATCTGCAGATTGGAATTGGCGCCCTGCAGCTCCTCATCAACAATAGCGTATCGGTGAAACACCTGTTATTCGACAACGACAATCCAAACAGATGA
- a CDS encoding zinc transporter ZitB encodes MDEKHLHKHEKRTLIVVLLTAVTMAVEVVFGVITNSMALLADGIHMGSHVLAIGLSWVAYIIVRRVSHIEKYKDKGDRILSLSGYTSGLLLLVFAFGIAWGAIQRINNPVDIQFREAILVACIGLAINILSAILLRHDHEEEKDHNLQAAYLHVLADALTSILAIGGLIVAMTWDIIWIDGACALAGAVIISRWSIKLIVQSGKSLI; translated from the coding sequence ATGGATGAAAAGCATCTCCATAAACACGAGAAGAGAACACTGATTGTTGTTTTGCTGACTGCAGTAACAATGGCGGTAGAAGTCGTTTTCGGCGTAATCACGAATTCGATGGCGCTGCTTGCTGATGGTATTCACATGGGTTCGCATGTGCTGGCTATTGGATTAAGCTGGGTGGCCTACATCATTGTCCGCAGAGTTTCGCATATCGAAAAATATAAAGACAAAGGTGACCGCATTCTTTCGCTTTCGGGCTACACCAGCGGGCTACTGCTGCTTGTGTTTGCCTTTGGAATTGCCTGGGGTGCTATTCAACGCATCAATAATCCGGTTGACATTCAGTTTCGCGAAGCCATTTTAGTGGCCTGTATCGGGCTTGCCATCAATATTCTCAGTGCAATATTGCTTCGTCACGATCACGAAGAAGAGAAAGATCATAACCTGCAGGCCGCATATTTACACGTTCTGGCAGATGCGCTCACCAGCATTCTGGCTATTGGAGGTTTGATAGTTGCCATGACATGGGACATCATCTGGATCGACGGAGCATGTGCTCTGGCAGGTGCAGTCATCATTTCGCGCTGGTCAATCAAACTGATAGTGCAGAGCGGGAAGAGTTTGATTTAA